A region from the Bactrocera dorsalis isolate Fly_Bdor chromosome 1, ASM2337382v1, whole genome shotgun sequence genome encodes:
- the LOC125775611 gene encoding putative nuclease HARBI1, with translation MSQPSVSRALHFISKLIVDVKGSEICFPSSAQDVSDTKKGFYTKFGIKGTIGAIDCTHIGIVSPSSTDATTPLSLFMNREGFYSLNVEAVCDHRLLFKARNTIDRAFGVSKSRFRCLSKHRILHYSPQKASLIIYACTILHNILLKHGVAADLGFEEILEESQDTR, from the exons ATGAGCCAGCCCTCTGTGTCTAGAGCTCTGcactttatttcgaaattaattgtgGATGTTAAGGGCAGTGAAATTTGTTTCCCTTCAAGCGCGCAGGATGTTTCGGATACAAAGAAGgg attttacacgaaatttgggaTCAAGGGCACAATCGGCGCAATCGACTGTACCCATATTGGGATTGTTTCACCCTCAAGCACAGACGCCACTACTCCTCTCTCACTTTTCATGAACCGGGAAGGATTTTACAGCCTTAATGTAGAAGCA GTTTGTGATCATCGACTTCTGTTCAAAGCACGTAATACCATTGACAGAGCCTTTGGTGTTTCGAAGTCACGATTCCGGTGCCTCTCAAAACACCGCATTCTTCATTACAGCCCTCAAAAAGCGTCTTTGATTATTTACGCGTGTACAATTCTTCACAACATTTTACTGAAGCATGGTGTGGCTGCAGACCTTGGCTTCGAAGAAATTTTAGAAGAATCACAAGACACTAGATAG